The following proteins come from a genomic window of Oncorhynchus kisutch isolate 150728-3 unplaced genomic scaffold, Okis_V2 Okis06b-Okis10b_hom, whole genome shotgun sequence:
- the LOC109876824 gene encoding protein Tob1, with amino-acid sequence MQLEIQVALNFVISYLYNKLPRRRVNIFGEELERQLKGKYEGHWYPDKPYKGSGFRCIHVGEKVDPVVEKAAKESGLDIEDVRHNLPQDLSVWIDPFEVSYQIGEKGPVKVLYVDDSNESSPSGLELDKEIKNSFNPEAQVFMPISEPVVGPSPTSSSPSPPFGHSAAVSPTFMPRSNQPLTFTTATFAATKFGSTKMKSSSRNNQNGNGGQGGQGQKVARTSPTNLGLNVNTLLKQKAISTSMHSLYGLGLGQQQASALSPNAKEFVFPNLQGQGSPSALFTGDSSLSLSPLQYSNAFDMFAAYGGLNDKSLMDGLNFSLNNMQYSNQQFQPVMAN; translated from the coding sequence ATGCAGCTTGAAATCCAAGTAGCCCTCAACTTCGTCATCTCCTACCTTTACAACAAGCTGCCGCGACGACGGGTCAACATCTTCGGCGAGGAGCTTGAGAGGCAGCTCAAGGGGAAGTATGAGGGCCACTGGTACCCAGACAAGCCATACAAGGGCTCTGGATTCAGGTGCATCCACGTAGGGGAGAAGGTGGACCCAGTGGTAGAGAAGGCAGCCAAAGAGAGTGGCCTGGACATTGAGGATGTGCGCCACAATCTGCCTCAGGACCTCAGTGTGTGGATCGACCCCTTCGAGGTATCCTACCAGATCGGGGAGAAGGGGCCCGTCAAGGTGCTCTACGTGGACGACAGCAATGAGAGCAGCCCCAGTGGTCTGGAGCTGGACAAGGAGATCAAGAACAGTTTCAACCCTGAGGCCCAGGTCTTCATGCCCATCAGCGAGCCTGTGGTGGGCCCCTCTCCGACTTCCAGCTCGCCCTCGCCTCCCTTCGGCCACTCGGCTGCTGTCAGCCCCACCTTCATGCCACGCTCCAACCAGCCTTTAACCTTCACCACCGCCACCTTCGCCGCCACCAAATTCGGCTCCACCAAAATGAAGAGCAGCAGCCGCAACAACCAGAACGGCAACGGTGGCCAAGGCGGGCAGGGCCAGAAGGTGGCCCGCACCTCGCCCACCAACCTGGGCCTGAATGTGAACACGCTGCTGAAGCAGAAAGCCATCTCCACCTCCATGCACTCTCTGTACGGGTTGGGCCTGGGCCAGCAGCAggcctcagccctcagccccaaCGCCAAGGAGTTTGTGTTCCCCAACCTCCAGGGTCAGGGGAGCCCGAGTGCCCTATTCACCGGTGACAGCTCCCTCAGCCTCAGCCCGCTGCAGTACAGCAATGCCTTCGACATGTTTGCGGCCTACGGAGGTCTCAACGACAAGTCCCTTATGGACGGCTTGAATTTCAGTTTGAACAACATGCAGTATTCGAACCAGCAATTCCAGCCAGTGATGGCCAATTAG